In Bactrocera oleae isolate idBacOlea1 chromosome 3, idBacOlea1, whole genome shotgun sequence, a genomic segment contains:
- the LOC106617668 gene encoding AN1-type zinc finger protein 2A, with protein MEFPHLGQHCNESTCNRLDFLPFKCDSCIKVFCSTHFNYDNHSCMGPRRKDMQVPICPLCGEPVPTAPGVEPDITVGRHIDQQCKSDTKKIYTNRCSYRNCKKKELIPVTCRECKKNYCLRHRHTTDHECNNASGVNVDQRALAATAAEYRRTNKPTSLFNAQPKRNVVPIGTQVQNIQGNMTEDEALARALALSIMELDESADRERRNQAAANSSVQANATVRVGGRDGQTTNVKDKCLLS; from the exons ATGGAGTTTCCACACCTCGGTCAACACTGCAACGAATCCACCTGCAATCGCTTAGATTTCCTGCCATTTAAATGTGATTCGTGTATTAAGGTATTTTGTTCGACACACTTTAATTATGATAACCACTCGTGCATGGGTCCACGTCGTAAGGATATGCAAGTACCCATTTGTCCATTGTGTGGTGAGCCAGTACCCACAGCGCCAGGTGTCGAACCTGATATAACAGTGGGTCGCCATATTGACCAACAGTGCAAATCTGACACaaagaaaatttatacaaatcgTTGCAGCTATagaaactgcaaaaaaaaagaacttatTCCAGTTACTTGTAgagaatgtaaaaaaaattattgtttgcgTCATCGGCACACTACAGATCACGAATGTAACAATGCATCTGGTGTAAACGTAGATCAGCGTGCTTTAGCAGC TACTGCCGCCGAATATCGTCGCACAAATAAGCCAACTTCATTGTTCAACGCACAGCCAAAACGAAATGTAGTACCGATTGGCACACAAGTGCAAAATATTCAAGGAAATATG aCAGAGGATGAAGCGTTGGCGCGGGCACTCGCTTTATCGATTATGGAATTAGACGAAAGTGCGGATCGGGAACGTCGCAATCAAGCTGCTGCGAATTCTTCAGTACAAGCCAATGCTACAGTACGTGTAGGCGGTCGTGATGGACAAACAACAAATGTCAAGGACAAATGTTTACTCTCGTAG
- the LOC106617665 gene encoding putative nuclease HARBI1 isoform X2: MDNNTISNLITNFFSSEELLMSGMVRIEDILDSVQSSSSSESSSSSDDSEREETIKGDNFCDVIDNYSSIEFRTHMRLRRSTVEFLIEKYSATIAKSTNPGGRARVTPRTKVYLYIWYIGHTVTFRNLSRLFGISNSTAWHIINTLSSWIISSGHKFIKWPQDAAATEVEQKFKDKNDIPGIIGVIGCTHIQIKAPNNNKENYFNRAHTYSLVLQAVVDPDKRFTDLSCGEPGSMNSSKVLRRSNLFIKAQLEGQELFPKDYFLLGDSTYSSTSWLVSQFKDDKLTMSQRLFNKLHSSTHLVVVNAFSLLKARFRRLQHFSEQMNLCFMVNIIVSACVLHNICIDLDDVLIDDFKDSNLQKLDNNIKAGLIEDDIYMERRDLLFKYLKENKVI; encoded by the exons atggaTAATAACACCATATCGAACTTG ATAACAAATTTCTTTTCAAGTGAAGAGCTGCTCATGAGTGGAATGGTCCGAATAGAGGATATTTTAGATAGTGTCCAATCAAGTTCTAGTTCCGAGTCCTCATCAAGTTCCGATGACTCCGAACGAGAGGAAACCATCAAGGGTGACAATTTTTGTGATGTTATCGACAATTACAGTAGTATTGAATTTAGGACCCACATGAGACTTCGACGTTCAACTGTAGAATTTTTAATTG agaaATATTCTGCTACTATAGCCAAAAGCACAAATCCTGGTGGAAGAGCAAGAGTGACACCCAGAACTAaggtgtatttatatatttggtatataggtCACACGGTAACCTTTCGAAACCTCAGCAGATTATTTGGTATTTCAAATTCAACAGCTTGGCACATTATAAATACTTTGTCGTCTTGGATTATTTCAAGTGgacataaatttataaagtggCCACAAGATGCTGCCGCAACAGAGGTTGAACAGAAATTTAAGGACAAAAATGATATACCAGGAATAATCGGAGTCATCGGTTGCACGCACATACAAATAAAGGcaccaaataataataaagaaaattatttcaacCGAGCACATACCTACAGCTTAGTGCTGCAAGCAGTAGTTGATCCAGATAAAAGATTTACCGATCTATCATGTGGTGAGCCTGGATCGATGaattcaagcaaagttttacGGAGATCCAATCTCTTTATCAAAGCACAGTTGGAGGGACAAGAATTATTTCCAAAGGACTACTTCTTATTAGGCGATTCAACTTATTCATCAACGAGTTGGTTGGTGTCACAATTTAAAGACGACAAATTGACTATGAGTCAACGACTATTCAATAAATTGCATTCATCTACTCATCTCGTGGTTGTAAATGCTTTTAGTTTACTGAAGGCACGCTTCAGAAGATTGCAACATTTTTCTGAACAAATGAATTTATGTTTTATGGTGAACATTATTGTTAGTGCTTGTGTTcttcataatatatgtatagatttAGATGACGTACTTATTGATGACTTTAAGGACAGTAATCTGCAGAAATTAGACAATAATATAAAAGCAGGACTCATTGAAGACGATATTTATATGGAAAGACGCGAtctactatttaaatatttaaaagaaaacaaagtcATATAA
- the LOC106617665 gene encoding putative nuclease HARBI1 isoform X1, translated as MLITNFFSSEELLMSGMVRIEDILDSVQSSSSSESSSSSDDSEREETIKGDNFCDVIDNYSSIEFRTHMRLRRSTVEFLIEKYSATIAKSTNPGGRARVTPRTKVYLYIWYIGHTVTFRNLSRLFGISNSTAWHIINTLSSWIISSGHKFIKWPQDAAATEVEQKFKDKNDIPGIIGVIGCTHIQIKAPNNNKENYFNRAHTYSLVLQAVVDPDKRFTDLSCGEPGSMNSSKVLRRSNLFIKAQLEGQELFPKDYFLLGDSTYSSTSWLVSQFKDDKLTMSQRLFNKLHSSTHLVVVNAFSLLKARFRRLQHFSEQMNLCFMVNIIVSACVLHNICIDLDDVLIDDFKDSNLQKLDNNIKAGLIEDDIYMERRDLLFKYLKENKVI; from the exons ATAACAAATTTCTTTTCAAGTGAAGAGCTGCTCATGAGTGGAATGGTCCGAATAGAGGATATTTTAGATAGTGTCCAATCAAGTTCTAGTTCCGAGTCCTCATCAAGTTCCGATGACTCCGAACGAGAGGAAACCATCAAGGGTGACAATTTTTGTGATGTTATCGACAATTACAGTAGTATTGAATTTAGGACCCACATGAGACTTCGACGTTCAACTGTAGAATTTTTAATTG agaaATATTCTGCTACTATAGCCAAAAGCACAAATCCTGGTGGAAGAGCAAGAGTGACACCCAGAACTAaggtgtatttatatatttggtatataggtCACACGGTAACCTTTCGAAACCTCAGCAGATTATTTGGTATTTCAAATTCAACAGCTTGGCACATTATAAATACTTTGTCGTCTTGGATTATTTCAAGTGgacataaatttataaagtggCCACAAGATGCTGCCGCAACAGAGGTTGAACAGAAATTTAAGGACAAAAATGATATACCAGGAATAATCGGAGTCATCGGTTGCACGCACATACAAATAAAGGcaccaaataataataaagaaaattatttcaacCGAGCACATACCTACAGCTTAGTGCTGCAAGCAGTAGTTGATCCAGATAAAAGATTTACCGATCTATCATGTGGTGAGCCTGGATCGATGaattcaagcaaagttttacGGAGATCCAATCTCTTTATCAAAGCACAGTTGGAGGGACAAGAATTATTTCCAAAGGACTACTTCTTATTAGGCGATTCAACTTATTCATCAACGAGTTGGTTGGTGTCACAATTTAAAGACGACAAATTGACTATGAGTCAACGACTATTCAATAAATTGCATTCATCTACTCATCTCGTGGTTGTAAATGCTTTTAGTTTACTGAAGGCACGCTTCAGAAGATTGCAACATTTTTCTGAACAAATGAATTTATGTTTTATGGTGAACATTATTGTTAGTGCTTGTGTTcttcataatatatgtatagatttAGATGACGTACTTATTGATGACTTTAAGGACAGTAATCTGCAGAAATTAGACAATAATATAAAAGCAGGACTCATTGAAGACGATATTTATATGGAAAGACGCGAtctactatttaaatatttaaaagaaaacaaagtcATATAA
- the LOC106617665 gene encoding putative nuclease HARBI1 isoform X3, whose protein sequence is MSGMVRIEDILDSVQSSSSSESSSSSDDSEREETIKGDNFCDVIDNYSSIEFRTHMRLRRSTVEFLIEKYSATIAKSTNPGGRARVTPRTKVYLYIWYIGHTVTFRNLSRLFGISNSTAWHIINTLSSWIISSGHKFIKWPQDAAATEVEQKFKDKNDIPGIIGVIGCTHIQIKAPNNNKENYFNRAHTYSLVLQAVVDPDKRFTDLSCGEPGSMNSSKVLRRSNLFIKAQLEGQELFPKDYFLLGDSTYSSTSWLVSQFKDDKLTMSQRLFNKLHSSTHLVVVNAFSLLKARFRRLQHFSEQMNLCFMVNIIVSACVLHNICIDLDDVLIDDFKDSNLQKLDNNIKAGLIEDDIYMERRDLLFKYLKENKVI, encoded by the exons ATGAGTGGAATGGTCCGAATAGAGGATATTTTAGATAGTGTCCAATCAAGTTCTAGTTCCGAGTCCTCATCAAGTTCCGATGACTCCGAACGAGAGGAAACCATCAAGGGTGACAATTTTTGTGATGTTATCGACAATTACAGTAGTATTGAATTTAGGACCCACATGAGACTTCGACGTTCAACTGTAGAATTTTTAATTG agaaATATTCTGCTACTATAGCCAAAAGCACAAATCCTGGTGGAAGAGCAAGAGTGACACCCAGAACTAaggtgtatttatatatttggtatataggtCACACGGTAACCTTTCGAAACCTCAGCAGATTATTTGGTATTTCAAATTCAACAGCTTGGCACATTATAAATACTTTGTCGTCTTGGATTATTTCAAGTGgacataaatttataaagtggCCACAAGATGCTGCCGCAACAGAGGTTGAACAGAAATTTAAGGACAAAAATGATATACCAGGAATAATCGGAGTCATCGGTTGCACGCACATACAAATAAAGGcaccaaataataataaagaaaattatttcaacCGAGCACATACCTACAGCTTAGTGCTGCAAGCAGTAGTTGATCCAGATAAAAGATTTACCGATCTATCATGTGGTGAGCCTGGATCGATGaattcaagcaaagttttacGGAGATCCAATCTCTTTATCAAAGCACAGTTGGAGGGACAAGAATTATTTCCAAAGGACTACTTCTTATTAGGCGATTCAACTTATTCATCAACGAGTTGGTTGGTGTCACAATTTAAAGACGACAAATTGACTATGAGTCAACGACTATTCAATAAATTGCATTCATCTACTCATCTCGTGGTTGTAAATGCTTTTAGTTTACTGAAGGCACGCTTCAGAAGATTGCAACATTTTTCTGAACAAATGAATTTATGTTTTATGGTGAACATTATTGTTAGTGCTTGTGTTcttcataatatatgtatagatttAGATGACGTACTTATTGATGACTTTAAGGACAGTAATCTGCAGAAATTAGACAATAATATAAAAGCAGGACTCATTGAAGACGATATTTATATGGAAAGACGCGAtctactatttaaatatttaaaagaaaacaaagtcATATAA
- the LOC106617666 gene encoding uncharacterized protein yields the protein MSSDERQKRKRWSVRETKSLLKCYLAHKDEFVHHGKKRLAYTHVLEDMIADGFTDSSATVITLENKIRSLHSTYKTAKENEAKTGVSPNNALCMAEMEEIFGDMDSGSNDHRLQMGINSGNAFAMSPTDTVFTAHNVLIPDLSYPELHIKSSPPSSPSPQLELKSSPPSSPSSYTPMKSPTQPTPLPQTQSASASLPQVSNRRRRRKTAREIYYEQKLKIKQKLAENKIEERRRLNQSILEVLKDVEKKKLEMLKAYLK from the exons ATGTCGTCCGATGAAAGGCA AAAACGTAAACGGTGGAGTGTGCGCGAAACAAAAAGCTTACTAAAATGCTATTTAGCTCATAAAGATGAATTTGTTCACCACGGAAAAAAGAGGTTGGCATATACACATGTTTTGGAAGACATGATAGCGGATGGATTCACA GATTCATCGGCAACGGTAATAACATTGGAAAACAAAATACGGAGTTTACATTCCACATATAAAACTGCGAAAGAAAATGAAGCCAAAACCGGTGTATCCCCAAACAATGCTCTATGCATGGCAGAAATGGAAGAAATTTTTGGAGATATGGATTCCGGTTCAAATGATCATAGACTACAAATGGGCATAAACAGTGGAAATGCGTTTGCAATGTCACCAACCGATACCGTTTTTACAGCGCATAATGTATTAATACCAGATCTATCTTATCCAGAATTACATATTAAATCATCACCACCTTCGTCTCCTTCACCACAACTCGAACTTAAATCGTCACCACCATCTTCCCCTTCTTCATATACTCCTATGAAATCACCAACGCAACCAACTCCATTACCTCAGACACAGTCTGCATCTGCATCATTACCGCAAGTTTCAAATCGACGTCGTCGCAGGAAAACCGCTCGTGAAATTTATTATGAGCAGAAATTAAAGATTAAACAAAAGTTGGcggaaaataaaatagaagAGAGAAGAAGGCTAAATCAATCTATTCTTGAGGTACTTAAGGatgttgagaaaaaaaaattagagatGCTGAAGGCGTATTTAAAGTAG
- the LOC106617676 gene encoding protein CEBPZOS gives MLPKSPKSSFWKFLKGSAKVLFVAEAVCFAASYGVYYRMNTNREFRHYINDNFPFALDYYYKVGEVLGNSNLRQVDSAIWRAESEKRE, from the exons ATGTTGCCAAAATCGCCAAAATCATCATtctggaaatttttaaaaggaaGTGCTAAAGTATTATTCGTCGCGGAAGCTGTTTGCTTTGCAGCCTCTTACGGAGTATATTATCGTATGAACACAAATCGTG AGTTCCGCCACTATATCAACGACAACTTCCCATTTGCACTAGATTACTACTATAAAGTGGGCGAGGTTTTGGGTAATAGCAACTTGAGGCAAGTCGATTCCGCAATCTGGCGAGCTGAGAGCGAAAAACGagaataa
- the LOC138855600 gene encoding uncharacterized protein, whose translation MASNPYVKSLIWLVCSGGVGYGLMLLTEPSEEKIERIKATGGPAHLTKEELKKLQFMQRMREAATGEAPPIYMQKKEK comes from the coding sequence ATGGCAAGCAATCCGTATGTTAAATCTCTAATCTGGTTAGTTTGTTCAGGCGGCGTCGGGTACGGGCTTATGTTGCTTACCGAACCATCTGAGGAGAAAATAGAGCGCATAAAAGCCACAGGAGGTCCAGCACATCTAACCAAGGAAGAACTTAAAAAGTTACAATTTATGCAACGTATGCGTGAGGCGGCTACTGGTGAAGCACCGCCAATTTACATGCAGAAGAAGGAAAAGTAA
- the Tbcc gene encoding tubulin-specific chaperone C gives MSANFHDSGTTLNSGENADSKKENILERLNKRNKERQNYLDVKIEQRNKENVELEGTDYFAQTFTERARAIEEEIQNISLISAATDRATSNTADLTRIFADLTIQIQELQRYLTTSTMFLTDFKIKACQNTLNDLSSSCEECRLRLIPKKKFGFSGKKVAPKVLVNPRVVNISTDKVDMPEKSKTDNTSFTWTLSNREDEYICLEGNELNNKDITISNLKNCFVELRGHAGSVQISQAIDCTFLCGPISRSLFAENCERTTLALACQQLRLHSSNICRIYLHVTCRAIIEDCTQIEIANYNYNYATIDEDFQLAGLDKAQNNYTDIADFNWLSPDVPSPNWTLLKETPLPSWSELRSQKQQKSKFL, from the coding sequence ATGAGTGCAAATTTTCATGACAGTGGCACTACTTTGAATAGTGGGGAGAATGCCGATTCTAAGAAGGAAAACATATTGGAGCGTTTAAATAAGCGCAATAAAGAACGCCAAAATTATTTAGACGTAAAAATAGAGCAACGTAATAAGGAAAATGTCGAATTGGAAGGTACTGATTATTTTGCTCAAACATTTACTGAACGTGCCCGAGCAATAGAAGaggaaatacaaaatatatcgcTAATATCAGCTGCTACAGATAGAGCAACTTCTAATACTGCGGATTTAACACGCATATTTGCTGATCTAACAATACAAATTCAAGAATTGCAACGTTATCTTACCACATCAACAATGTTTCTTACAGACTTTAAAATTAAAGCCTGTCAGAATACGCTTAATGACTTAAGTAGCAGCTGCGAAGAGTGTCGTTTGCGATTGATACCGAAAAAGAAGTTTggatttagtggaaaaaaagTAGCACCGAAGGTATTAGTCAATCCAAGAGTTGTGAACATTTCTACCGATAAAGTTGATATGCCAGAAAAATCTAAAACTGACAACACTTCATTCACCTGGACGTTATCGAATAGAGAAGATGAATATATTTGCCTCGAAGGTAATGAACTAAACAATAAAGATATAACAATttctaacctaaaaaattgttttgttgaGCTTCGTGGTCATGCAGGATCAGTACAAATATCGCAGGCCATCGACTGTACATTCCTTTGTGGGCCAATTTCACGTTCGCTATTCGCTGAAAATTGTGAGCGTACAACGCTAGCTTTAGCTTGCCAACAGCTACGATTACATTCTTCAAACATTTGTCGCATATATTTACACGTCACATGTCGAGCTATTATTGAAGATTGTACGCAAATTGAAATAGCAaactataattataattacgCTACAATCGATGAGGACTTTCAATTGGCAGGATTAGACAAAGCTCAAAACAATTATACAGATATCGCAGATTTTAATTGGTTGTCACCTGATGTACCGTCACCTAACTGGACGCTACTCAAAGAAACACCCTTGCCTTCCTGGAGTGAACTGCGTagccaaaagcaacaaaaatctaaatttttatag
- the LOC106617645 gene encoding kelch domain-containing protein 3 isoform X1: MQWITHLDGGPRRVNHAGACVGDRIYSFGGYCTGDDYRLNECIDVHALNTNTLRWSLVPQMRDENGLPLKYPEVPFQRYGHTAVSYGEKIFMWGGRNDDQLCNILYCFDPQTISWSRPDVKGAIPGARDGHSACVIGDCMYIFGGFVEEINEFSCDVHCLDFRTMEWRYIQTFGAPPSFRDFHSAASIYGRMYIFGGRGDKHSPYHSQEEMYCPEIVFLDMKTKMWHRPSTTGKVPVGRRSHSMFIYNGLIHIFGGYNGILEQHFNDFYTFDPKSNCWNLIKPFGQPPTARRRQVCIVKDKRMFLFGGTSPHPHDSLLIDNNDTHLLDFEPTLRTLAILAVINHRLDTTWLPKKLNIIIFREEIRLMTQPNSLTRPLNHAG; encoded by the exons ATGCAATGGATAACTCACTTAGATGGGGGGCCACGTCGAGTGAATCATGCAGGTGCTTGTGTTGGTGATAGGATTTACTCCTTTGGCGGTTACTGCACTGGAGATGATTATCGGTTAAACGAATGTATAGATGTTCATGCGCTAAACACCAATACGTTGCGCTGGTCGCTCGTGCCTCAAATGCGTGACGAAAATGGTTTGCCGTTAAAGTATCCTGAAGTGCCATTTCAACG ATATGGTCACACAGCTGTTTCATAcggagaaaaaatatttatgtgggGCGGTCGTAACGATGATCAATTATGCAATATTCTATATTGCTTTGATCCGCAAACTATAAGTTGGTCTCGCCCTGATGTAAAAGGTGCTATACCAGGCGCACGTGATGGTCATTCAGCATGTGTAATCGGCGATTGCATGTATATCTTTGGAGGATTTGTTGAAGAGATAAATGAATTTTCATGCGATGTACATTGCCTTGATTTTCGGACAATGGAGTGGCGATATATACAAACATTCGGTGCACCACCATCATTTCGAGATTTTCACTCCGCAGCCTCTATATATGGCAGGATGTATATTTTTGGGGGCCGTGGCgataagcacagtccatatcaTAGTCAAGAGGAAATGTACTGCCCAGAGATAGTGTTTCTAGATATGAAAACTAAAATGTGGCATAGACCGTCCACCACTGGCAAAGTGCCGGTGGGTAGGCGAAGTCATTCTATGT ttATCTACAATGGCCTTATCCATATATTTGGTGGCTATAACGGTATTTTGGAACagcattttaatgatttttacaCATTTGATCCAAAATCCAATTGTTGGAATCTTATAAAACCTTTTGGACAACCACCAACTGCGCGACGACGACAAGTTTGTATAGTGAAAGATAAACGAATGTTTCTTTTCGGTGGCACAAG tCCCCATCCTCATGACAGCCTATTAATAGACAATAACGACACACATCTTTTAGACTTTGAGCCTACTCTACGTACATTGGCAATTTTAGCTGTAATAAATCATCGTTTAGATACGACGTGGTTGCCTAAAAagcttaa tattataattttcaggGAAGAAATACGCTTAATGACACAGCCCAACTCGTTAACACGGCCACTTAACCATGCTGGTTAG
- the LOC106617645 gene encoding kelch domain-containing protein 3 isoform X2, with translation MQWITHLDGGPRRVNHAGACVGDRIYSFGGYCTGDDYRLNECIDVHALNTNTLRWSLVPQMRDENGLPLKYPEVPFQRYGHTAVSYGEKIFMWGGRNDDQLCNILYCFDPQTISWSRPDVKGAIPGARDGHSACVIGDCMYIFGGFVEEINEFSCDVHCLDFRTMEWRYIQTFGAPPSFRDFHSAASIYGRMYIFGGRGDKHSPYHSQEEMYCPEIVFLDMKTKMWHRPSTTGKVPVGRRSHSMFIYNGLIHIFGGYNGILEQHFNDFYTFDPKSNCWNLIKPFGQPPTARRRQVCIVKDKRMFLFGGTSPHPHDSLLIDNNDTHLLDFEPTLRTLAILAVINHRLDTTWLPKKLKEEIRLMTQPNSLTRPLNHAG, from the exons ATGCAATGGATAACTCACTTAGATGGGGGGCCACGTCGAGTGAATCATGCAGGTGCTTGTGTTGGTGATAGGATTTACTCCTTTGGCGGTTACTGCACTGGAGATGATTATCGGTTAAACGAATGTATAGATGTTCATGCGCTAAACACCAATACGTTGCGCTGGTCGCTCGTGCCTCAAATGCGTGACGAAAATGGTTTGCCGTTAAAGTATCCTGAAGTGCCATTTCAACG ATATGGTCACACAGCTGTTTCATAcggagaaaaaatatttatgtgggGCGGTCGTAACGATGATCAATTATGCAATATTCTATATTGCTTTGATCCGCAAACTATAAGTTGGTCTCGCCCTGATGTAAAAGGTGCTATACCAGGCGCACGTGATGGTCATTCAGCATGTGTAATCGGCGATTGCATGTATATCTTTGGAGGATTTGTTGAAGAGATAAATGAATTTTCATGCGATGTACATTGCCTTGATTTTCGGACAATGGAGTGGCGATATATACAAACATTCGGTGCACCACCATCATTTCGAGATTTTCACTCCGCAGCCTCTATATATGGCAGGATGTATATTTTTGGGGGCCGTGGCgataagcacagtccatatcaTAGTCAAGAGGAAATGTACTGCCCAGAGATAGTGTTTCTAGATATGAAAACTAAAATGTGGCATAGACCGTCCACCACTGGCAAAGTGCCGGTGGGTAGGCGAAGTCATTCTATGT ttATCTACAATGGCCTTATCCATATATTTGGTGGCTATAACGGTATTTTGGAACagcattttaatgatttttacaCATTTGATCCAAAATCCAATTGTTGGAATCTTATAAAACCTTTTGGACAACCACCAACTGCGCGACGACGACAAGTTTGTATAGTGAAAGATAAACGAATGTTTCTTTTCGGTGGCACAAG tCCCCATCCTCATGACAGCCTATTAATAGACAATAACGACACACATCTTTTAGACTTTGAGCCTACTCTACGTACATTGGCAATTTTAGCTGTAATAAATCATCGTTTAGATACGACGTGGTTGCCTAAAAagcttaa gGAAGAAATACGCTTAATGACACAGCCCAACTCGTTAACACGGCCACTTAACCATGCTGGTTAG
- the LOC106617673 gene encoding transforming growth factor beta regulator 1, translated as MSKPQTMLHYQNSQYTRVMNLKYKSKYKRLKRQIKNFVFENAALCDEVAQVQADLATAREERRYLIKRLMRHEGIESLEQQQMEQHDVKVSQQKGSSKVANPMPKKRGPKKRIPTLQGQEKVDRRYKPRDKVILDASGKPMYPINLCNILIHSPGEIIPINPNFHTSNWIYPVGYVATRIYAHPKDPQRKCVYTCKILNNAGMPQFQIIPDNDLDSVFFGETAYICHKGLLETLQRTLVDVVQLPLQVQGEKFFGLANPTVKSLLQMDPGYTQCSNFRGFLDEGDTNGNGNLSLLEDKDPTMSFDALQTLIAVSTYHNMPEVKDEPPDELLDLK; from the exons ATGTCGAAACCTCAAACAATGTTACATTATCAAAACAGTCAATATACGCGTGTAATGAATTTAAAGTATAAATCAAAGTATAAACGCCTAAAACGTCAGATTAAAAACTTTGTATTT GAAAATGCTGCGCTGTGTGATGAGGTTGCACAGGTCCAAGCTGATTTGGCAACAGCCCGCGAAGAACGTCGCTATTTGATTAAACGACTTATGCGTCATGAGGGTATTGAGAGTTTAGAACAACAGCAAATGGAACAACACGATGTTAAGGTTTCGCAACAAAAAGGATCAAGCAAAGTAGCTAATCCGATGCCCAAAAAACGCGGTCCTAAGAAACGTATACCAACACTGCAGGGGCAAGAAAAAGTAGATAGACGTTATAAACCACGAGATAAAGTGATTTTAGATGCCAGTGGAAAACCTATGTATCCAATCAATCTATGTAATATACTTATACACTCACCTGGTGAGATTATACCCATAAATCCAAATTTCCACACAAGTAACTGGATATATCCAGTTGGTTATGTTGCTACACGTATATATGCCCACCCAAAGGATCCACAACGAAAATGTGTTTATACCTGTAAAATACTTAACAATGCTGGAATGCCACAATTCCAAATAATACCAGACAATGATTTGGACAGTGTTTTCTTTGGCGAAACAGCTTATATCTGCCATAAGGGTTTATTGGAAACACTTCAGCGTACATTAGTCGATGTGGTGCAGTTGCCGTTGCAAGTGCAAGGTGAAAAGTTTTTCGGACTCGCTAATCCGACTGTAAAATCTCTGCTCCAAATGGATCCTGGCTATACACAATGCTCGAATTTTAGAGGATTTCTGGATGAAGGAGATACAAATGGCAATGGAAACTTGTCTCTTCTTGAAGATAAGGACCCAACAATGAGTTTTGACGCATTGCAAACATTGATCGCCGTATCAACGTATCACAATATGCCTGAAGTCAAGGATGAACCACCAGATGAATTGttagatttaaaataa